One genomic region from Nilaparvata lugens isolate BPH chromosome 3, ASM1435652v1, whole genome shotgun sequence encodes:
- the LOC111060652 gene encoding putative per-hexamer repeat protein 5 isoform X2 — protein MRLLSTSATATALSCLAGVVFFFFTQYSLAQPSRPSYESALQREIIPSIGVTVGIGTGSTAPSTGSASVPDAVSVPESVTGSSTGSVPSTVPTTVSAPRSVSDTVSSTAYASVPATGSNTVQATESGTGTRTTDNNPIYQQISTMKSTIFQNVLFKMQNGFRMFLSSLLNAMNNSRTGSRSGTGTETGAPGAGTGTINAGAGPSNPGIQSPGTGTGAPGAGTGAGAPGAGTGTGASGAGTGTSAPEAGTGTLAPGASTGTGTPGSVTGPGALEAGAEAGASGAGTGTGASGAGTGTQAPVAGTETLAPGASTGTGTPGASTGTGTPGSGTGPGALGAGAETGASGAELEQEHLEQELEQEHLEQELEHKHQEQVLEH, from the coding sequence TATTCATTGGCACAACCTTCCAGACCAAGCTATGAATCAGCGTTACAACGTGAAATAATACCTTCAATAGGAGTAACTGTTGGTATTGGTACTGGTAGTACAGCCCCATCTACAGGATCTGCTTCGGTACCTGATGCAGTATCTGTTCCAGAATCAGTTACAGGATCTTCTACGGGATCAGTACCATCTACAGTACCCACTACAGTATCTGCTCCAAGATCTGTTTCTGATACAGTATCTTCTACAGCATATGCTTCAGTACCTGCTACAGGATCTAATACAGTACAAGCTACAGAATCTGGTACAGGAACAAGAACAACTGACAACAATCCCATTTATCAGCAAATTTCCACCATGAAATCCACAATCTTCCAGAATGTACtatttaaaatgcaaaatgggttcaGAATGTTCCTGAGTTCATTATTGAATGctatgaataattctagaaCTGGTTCAAGAAGTGGAACTGGAACGGAAACGGGAGCACCTGGAGCAGGAACCGGAACAATTAATGCTGGAGCAGGACCAAGCAACCCAGGAATACAATCACCAGGAACTGGAACAGGAGCACCTGGAGCAGGTACTGGAGCAGGAGCACCTGGAGCAGGAACTGGAACAGGAGCATCTGGAGCAGGAACTGGAACATCAGCACCTGAAGCAGGTACTGGAACATTAGCTCCTGGAGCAAGTACTGGGACAGGAACACCTGGATCAGTAACTGGACCAGGAGCACTTGAAGCGGGAGCTGAAGCAGGAGCATCTGGAGCAGGAACTGGAACAGGAGCATCTGGAGCAGGAACTGGAACACAAGCACCAGTAGCAGGTACTGAAACATTAGCACCTGGAGCAAGTACTGGAACAGGAACACCTGGAGCAAGTACTGGAACAGGAACACCTGGATCAGGAACTGGACCAGGAGCACTTGGAGCAGGAGCTGAAACAGGAGCATCTGGAGCAGAACTGGAACAGGAGCATCTGGAGCAGGAACTGGAACAGGAGCATCTGGAGCAGGAACTGGAACACAAGCACCAGGAGCAAGTACTGGAACATTAG